In Garra rufa chromosome 15, GarRuf1.0, whole genome shotgun sequence, a single genomic region encodes these proteins:
- the abl2 gene encoding tyrosine-protein kinase ABL2 isoform X2, whose protein sequence is MPLRTLPSSSSFEEERVRLTNLSTPQDVDHYCFAEALHRPFGLDSTSLTEAVRWSSKENLLGAAESDPNLFVALYDFVASGDNTLSITKGEKLRVLGYNQNGEWSEVRSKNGQGWVPSNYITPVNSLEKHSWYHGPVSRSAAEYLLSSLINGSFLVRESESSPGQLSISLRYEGRVYHYRINTASDGKVYVTAESRFSTLAELVHHHSTVADGLVTTLHYPAPKCNKPTVYGVSPIHDKWEMERTDITMKHKLGGGQYGEVYVGVWKKYNLTVAVKTLKEDTMEVEEFLKEAAVMKEVKHPNLVQLLGVCTLEPPFYIVTEYMPHGNLLDYLRECDREQVNAVVLLYMATQISSAMEYLEKKNFIHRDLAARNCLVGENHVVKVADFGLSRLMTGDTYTAHAGAKFPIKWTAPESLAYNTFSIKSDVWAFGVLLWEIATYGMSPYPGIDLSQVYDLLEKGYRMEQPEGCPPKVYELMRACWQWSPLDRPSFAEIHQAFETMFHDSSISEEVAEELCKTASSGQGGLTHTFGHDMPLLPSKSRGQKKHSENKENMEEAGPHGPAGLAASLFVGDGRSSSSPALPRKQRDKSPSSLLEDSQDATFTRDRKAGFFSSFMKKKSMSSSSTSSSPQQQQNLPMPPKRSSSFREMETQPHKKYEPTAGFAGPPPPLPQTDGLSFSPSHGEGNHVQSRCCGATFGQKPSSSNSGGTSGQVGSSSSWGSLAGFFTPRLIKKTLGLRTGKPSGIDEGSGTKPFPRSNSTSSMSAGLPDLERMALTLPRNRSKPPLERTASTTSQPENGAARPSDAILRKLDEGTAQIRDRPKAKLLPRGVTGGVRAPGVGGEADSDSNTRGKDGQDDRQGWSSPSKTSTLGSVNLHNHKVPVLISPTLKHSSADAHLVGVDSQGNRFKLLPDSGDRDRPRLVKPKCAPPPPPMLRSLPHTYSADAADEALSGNMEVNGDGVKRRGARPSIPPPQVPPAPIVPSSNNITQTKMANGASSGGPGPTSAKPTLRRTRQQTERIPLEKISKEALLECADCLSSALQGNTELSSSSQVLDVGHQLLDYCSGYVDCIPQTRNKFAFREAVGKLELSLQELRASSTGGGVGPGTSPALDNLHTCIKEISDVVQR, encoded by the exons ATGCCACTGAGGACCCTGCCGTCCAGCAGCAGTTTTGAAGAAGAGAGGGTCAGGCTGACCAACCTGTCTACCCCACAGGATGTGGACCACTATTGCTTCGCAG AGGCACTGCACAGGCCGTTTGGACTGGACTCGACATCACTGACGGAGGCGGTGCGCTGGAGCTCGAAAGAGAATCTGCTGGGCGCTGCGGAGAGCGACCCCAACCTCTTCGTTGCGCTTTACGACTTTGTTGCCAGTGGTGACAACACACTGAGCATCACAAAAG gAGAGAAGCTGCGAGTGTTGGGGTACAACCAGAATGGCGAGTGGAGTGAAGTCCGTTCGAAGAACGGCCAGGGTTGGGTACCCAGTAACTACATTACCCCCGTGAACAGTCTGGAAAAGCACAGCTGGTATCATGGACCCGTGTCCCGCAGTGCTGCTGAGTACCTGCTCAGCAGCCTGATCAACGGCAGCTTCCTAGTGAGGGAGAGTGAGAGCAGCCCTGGCCAGCTCTCCATCTCACTTCGCTATGAGGGACGGGTCTATCACTACCGGATCAACACCGCCTCTGACGGAAAG GTCTACGTAACAGCTGAAAGTCGTTTCAGCACATTAGCTGAGCTGGTTCATCATCATTCCACAGTGGCGGATGGTCTGGTAACCACATTACACTATCCCGCTCCAAAATGCAACAAGCCAACCGTCTATGGCGTCTCCCCCATCCACGACAAGTGGGAGATGGAGCGCACCGACATCACCATGAAGCACAAGTTGGGCGGAGGCCAGTATGGAGAGGTGTACGTCGGAGTTTGGAAAAAGTACAACCTCACTGTAGCTGTAAAAACACTAAAG GAGGACACTATGGAGGTTGAGGAGTTTCTAAAGGAAGCAGCAGTCATGAAGGAGGTGAAACATCCCAATTTGGTACAGTTACTTG GTGTGTGTACATTGGAGCCTCCATTCTACATAGTGACTGAGTACATGCCACACGGGAACCTGCTGGACTATCTGCGTGAGTGTgacagggagcaggtgaatgctgTGGTTTTGCTCTACATGGCTACTCAGATCTCCTCTGCCATGGAGTACCTGGAGAAGAAGAACTTCATCCACAG ggACCTGGCTGCTCGTAATTGTCTGGTTGGCGAGAATCACGTGGTCAAGGTGGCTGATTTCGGACTGAGCCGGCTAATGACAGGCGACACCTATACCGCTCATGCAGGCGCCAAATTCCCCATCAAATGGACAGCACCAGAGAGTTTGGCCTATAACACCTTCTCCATCAAGTCAGATGTGTGGG CATTTGGAGTTTTGCTTTGGGAGATTGCAACGTACGGCATGTCTCCATACCCTGGAATCGACCTGTCTCAGGTGTACGATCTCCTGGAGAAAGGCTACCGCATGGAGCAGCCCGAGGGCTGTCCTCCTAAAGTCTACGAGCTGATGAGAGCCT GTTGGCAGTGGAGTCCACTGGATAGACCCTCATTTGCTGAGATTCACCAGGCCTTTGAGACCATGTTCCATGACTCAAGCATCTCAGAAG AGGTAGCCGAAGAGCTGTGTAAAACTGCATCTAGTGGGCAAGGTGGACTCACGCACACCTTTGGCCATGATATGCCCCTCTTGCCCTCAAAGTCTCGTGGGCAGAAGAAACATTCTGAGAACAAAGAGAACATGGAGGAGGCAGGACCCCACGGCCCTGCAG GTCTTGCAGCATCTCTTTTTGTGGGTGATGGACGTTCTAGCAGCTCTCCAGCCCTACCACGTAAACAGAGGGATAAGTCTCCATCAAGCCTGCTGGAGGACTCCCAGGACGCTACCTTCACCCGTGACCGCAAGGCTGGCTTCTTCAGTTCTTTCATGAAAAAGAAGTCCATGTCCTCCTCTTCTACTTCATCCTCACCTCAGCAGCAACAGAATCTCCCAATGCCTCCCAAGAGGAGCAGCTCATTCCGGGAGATGGAAACCCAACCCCATAAAAAGTATGAACCCACAGCTGGGTTTGCAGGCCCTCCTCCTCCTTTGCCCCAAACTGATGGGTTGAGTTTCTCTCCATCTCACGGAGAGGGGAACCACGTGCAGTCCCGCTGTTGCGGGGCCACATTTGGACAGAAGCCCTCAAGTTCGAACTCTGGAGGAACTTCTGGTCAAGTAGGAAGCAGCAGTAGTTGGGGAAGCCTTGCAGGCTTCTTCACCCCTCGCCTTATCAAAAAGACCCTGGGATTGCGGACTGGTAAGCCTTCTGGAATAGACGAAGGAAGTGGAACTAAGCCATTCCCTCGATCCAATTCGACTTCCTCTATGTCTGCCGGGTTGCCGGACTTAGAGCGCATGGCGTTGACTTTACCAAGAAACCGTAGCAAACCTCCATTAGAGCGTACAGCTTCCACCACCTCACAGCCAGAGAATGGAGCAGCACGACCTTCGGATGCAATCCTGCGGAAGCTTGATGAAGGTACAGCTCAGATACGAGATCGTCCCAAAGCTAAACTCTTGCCAAGAGGGGTCACAGGTGGTGTTAGGGCACCGGGTGTAGGGGGAGAGGCTGATTCAGACTCCAACACACGGGGAAAAGATGGCCAAGATGACAGGCAAGGCTGGTCTTCGCCATCAAAAACCTCTACTCTTGGTTCGGTCAATCTGCACAACCACAAAGTTCCAGTTCTGATTTCCCCGACACTAAAGCACAGCTCAGCTGATGCACACCTAGTCGGTGTGGACTCTCAGGGCAACCGCTTCAAACTGCTGCCCGACAGTGGCGATCGTGACCGACCGCGACTGGTGAAGCCCAAATGTGCACCTCCTCCACCCCCCATGCTGCGCTCCCTCCCACACACCTACAGTGCCGACGCAGCTGACGAAGCACTCAGTGGAAACATGGAGGTCAATGGAGATGGCGTCAAAAGGAGAGGAGCACGTCCATCGATACCACCACCACAAGTGCCTCCAGCCCCCATAGTTCCCTCTAGTAACAACATCACCCAAACTAAGATGGCCAACGGTGCTTCCAGTGGCGGACCTGGCCCTACATCCGCCAAACCTACTCTTAGACGGACTCGGCAGCAGACAGAACGGATCCCCCTGGAGAAAATCAGCAAGGAGGCTCTTTTGGAATGTGCTGATTGTTTGAGTAGTGCTCTTCAAGGCAACACAGAACTTTCCTCCAGCAGCCAGGTCCTGGATGTGGGACACCAACTTTTGGACTACTGCTCGGGGTATGTTGATTGCATCCCCCAGACACGTAATAAATTTGCCTTTCGTGAGGCAGTGGGGAAGCTGGAGTTGAGTCTACAGGAGCTGCGCGCTTCCTCTACAGGTGGGGGAGTGGGACCTGGGACCAGCCCGGCTCTTGACAACTTGCACACATGCATTAAAGAGATCAGCGATGTTGTGCAAAGGTAG
- the abl2 gene encoding tyrosine-protein kinase ABL2 isoform X1 translates to MGQQVGRVGEGASAGIQTPPQGQQQQSRSNRASSSGRRPRDGGGSSNINITGTPPGRTAAAAAAAAAANIMPDPGINVFTLHSEALHRPFGLDSTSLTEAVRWSSKENLLGAAESDPNLFVALYDFVASGDNTLSITKGEKLRVLGYNQNGEWSEVRSKNGQGWVPSNYITPVNSLEKHSWYHGPVSRSAAEYLLSSLINGSFLVRESESSPGQLSISLRYEGRVYHYRINTASDGKVYVTAESRFSTLAELVHHHSTVADGLVTTLHYPAPKCNKPTVYGVSPIHDKWEMERTDITMKHKLGGGQYGEVYVGVWKKYNLTVAVKTLKEDTMEVEEFLKEAAVMKEVKHPNLVQLLGVCTLEPPFYIVTEYMPHGNLLDYLRECDREQVNAVVLLYMATQISSAMEYLEKKNFIHRDLAARNCLVGENHVVKVADFGLSRLMTGDTYTAHAGAKFPIKWTAPESLAYNTFSIKSDVWAFGVLLWEIATYGMSPYPGIDLSQVYDLLEKGYRMEQPEGCPPKVYELMRACWQWSPLDRPSFAEIHQAFETMFHDSSISEEVAEELCKTASSGQGGLTHTFGHDMPLLPSKSRGQKKHSENKENMEEAGPHGPAGLAASLFVGDGRSSSSPALPRKQRDKSPSSLLEDSQDATFTRDRKAGFFSSFMKKKSMSSSSTSSSPQQQQNLPMPPKRSSSFREMETQPHKKYEPTAGFAGPPPPLPQTDGLSFSPSHGEGNHVQSRCCGATFGQKPSSSNSGGTSGQVGSSSSWGSLAGFFTPRLIKKTLGLRTGKPSGIDEGSGTKPFPRSNSTSSMSAGLPDLERMALTLPRNRSKPPLERTASTTSQPENGAARPSDAILRKLDEGTAQIRDRPKAKLLPRGVTGGVRAPGVGGEADSDSNTRGKDGQDDRQGWSSPSKTSTLGSVNLHNHKVPVLISPTLKHSSADAHLVGVDSQGNRFKLLPDSGDRDRPRLVKPKCAPPPPPMLRSLPHTYSADAADEALSGNMEVNGDGVKRRGARPSIPPPQVPPAPIVPSSNNITQTKMANGASSGGPGPTSAKPTLRRTRQQTERIPLEKISKEALLECADCLSSALQGNTELSSSSQVLDVGHQLLDYCSGYVDCIPQTRNKFAFREAVGKLELSLQELRASSTGGGVGPGTSPALDNLHTCIKEISDVVQR, encoded by the exons AGGCACTGCACAGGCCGTTTGGACTGGACTCGACATCACTGACGGAGGCGGTGCGCTGGAGCTCGAAAGAGAATCTGCTGGGCGCTGCGGAGAGCGACCCCAACCTCTTCGTTGCGCTTTACGACTTTGTTGCCAGTGGTGACAACACACTGAGCATCACAAAAG gAGAGAAGCTGCGAGTGTTGGGGTACAACCAGAATGGCGAGTGGAGTGAAGTCCGTTCGAAGAACGGCCAGGGTTGGGTACCCAGTAACTACATTACCCCCGTGAACAGTCTGGAAAAGCACAGCTGGTATCATGGACCCGTGTCCCGCAGTGCTGCTGAGTACCTGCTCAGCAGCCTGATCAACGGCAGCTTCCTAGTGAGGGAGAGTGAGAGCAGCCCTGGCCAGCTCTCCATCTCACTTCGCTATGAGGGACGGGTCTATCACTACCGGATCAACACCGCCTCTGACGGAAAG GTCTACGTAACAGCTGAAAGTCGTTTCAGCACATTAGCTGAGCTGGTTCATCATCATTCCACAGTGGCGGATGGTCTGGTAACCACATTACACTATCCCGCTCCAAAATGCAACAAGCCAACCGTCTATGGCGTCTCCCCCATCCACGACAAGTGGGAGATGGAGCGCACCGACATCACCATGAAGCACAAGTTGGGCGGAGGCCAGTATGGAGAGGTGTACGTCGGAGTTTGGAAAAAGTACAACCTCACTGTAGCTGTAAAAACACTAAAG GAGGACACTATGGAGGTTGAGGAGTTTCTAAAGGAAGCAGCAGTCATGAAGGAGGTGAAACATCCCAATTTGGTACAGTTACTTG GTGTGTGTACATTGGAGCCTCCATTCTACATAGTGACTGAGTACATGCCACACGGGAACCTGCTGGACTATCTGCGTGAGTGTgacagggagcaggtgaatgctgTGGTTTTGCTCTACATGGCTACTCAGATCTCCTCTGCCATGGAGTACCTGGAGAAGAAGAACTTCATCCACAG ggACCTGGCTGCTCGTAATTGTCTGGTTGGCGAGAATCACGTGGTCAAGGTGGCTGATTTCGGACTGAGCCGGCTAATGACAGGCGACACCTATACCGCTCATGCAGGCGCCAAATTCCCCATCAAATGGACAGCACCAGAGAGTTTGGCCTATAACACCTTCTCCATCAAGTCAGATGTGTGGG CATTTGGAGTTTTGCTTTGGGAGATTGCAACGTACGGCATGTCTCCATACCCTGGAATCGACCTGTCTCAGGTGTACGATCTCCTGGAGAAAGGCTACCGCATGGAGCAGCCCGAGGGCTGTCCTCCTAAAGTCTACGAGCTGATGAGAGCCT GTTGGCAGTGGAGTCCACTGGATAGACCCTCATTTGCTGAGATTCACCAGGCCTTTGAGACCATGTTCCATGACTCAAGCATCTCAGAAG AGGTAGCCGAAGAGCTGTGTAAAACTGCATCTAGTGGGCAAGGTGGACTCACGCACACCTTTGGCCATGATATGCCCCTCTTGCCCTCAAAGTCTCGTGGGCAGAAGAAACATTCTGAGAACAAAGAGAACATGGAGGAGGCAGGACCCCACGGCCCTGCAG GTCTTGCAGCATCTCTTTTTGTGGGTGATGGACGTTCTAGCAGCTCTCCAGCCCTACCACGTAAACAGAGGGATAAGTCTCCATCAAGCCTGCTGGAGGACTCCCAGGACGCTACCTTCACCCGTGACCGCAAGGCTGGCTTCTTCAGTTCTTTCATGAAAAAGAAGTCCATGTCCTCCTCTTCTACTTCATCCTCACCTCAGCAGCAACAGAATCTCCCAATGCCTCCCAAGAGGAGCAGCTCATTCCGGGAGATGGAAACCCAACCCCATAAAAAGTATGAACCCACAGCTGGGTTTGCAGGCCCTCCTCCTCCTTTGCCCCAAACTGATGGGTTGAGTTTCTCTCCATCTCACGGAGAGGGGAACCACGTGCAGTCCCGCTGTTGCGGGGCCACATTTGGACAGAAGCCCTCAAGTTCGAACTCTGGAGGAACTTCTGGTCAAGTAGGAAGCAGCAGTAGTTGGGGAAGCCTTGCAGGCTTCTTCACCCCTCGCCTTATCAAAAAGACCCTGGGATTGCGGACTGGTAAGCCTTCTGGAATAGACGAAGGAAGTGGAACTAAGCCATTCCCTCGATCCAATTCGACTTCCTCTATGTCTGCCGGGTTGCCGGACTTAGAGCGCATGGCGTTGACTTTACCAAGAAACCGTAGCAAACCTCCATTAGAGCGTACAGCTTCCACCACCTCACAGCCAGAGAATGGAGCAGCACGACCTTCGGATGCAATCCTGCGGAAGCTTGATGAAGGTACAGCTCAGATACGAGATCGTCCCAAAGCTAAACTCTTGCCAAGAGGGGTCACAGGTGGTGTTAGGGCACCGGGTGTAGGGGGAGAGGCTGATTCAGACTCCAACACACGGGGAAAAGATGGCCAAGATGACAGGCAAGGCTGGTCTTCGCCATCAAAAACCTCTACTCTTGGTTCGGTCAATCTGCACAACCACAAAGTTCCAGTTCTGATTTCCCCGACACTAAAGCACAGCTCAGCTGATGCACACCTAGTCGGTGTGGACTCTCAGGGCAACCGCTTCAAACTGCTGCCCGACAGTGGCGATCGTGACCGACCGCGACTGGTGAAGCCCAAATGTGCACCTCCTCCACCCCCCATGCTGCGCTCCCTCCCACACACCTACAGTGCCGACGCAGCTGACGAAGCACTCAGTGGAAACATGGAGGTCAATGGAGATGGCGTCAAAAGGAGAGGAGCACGTCCATCGATACCACCACCACAAGTGCCTCCAGCCCCCATAGTTCCCTCTAGTAACAACATCACCCAAACTAAGATGGCCAACGGTGCTTCCAGTGGCGGACCTGGCCCTACATCCGCCAAACCTACTCTTAGACGGACTCGGCAGCAGACAGAACGGATCCCCCTGGAGAAAATCAGCAAGGAGGCTCTTTTGGAATGTGCTGATTGTTTGAGTAGTGCTCTTCAAGGCAACACAGAACTTTCCTCCAGCAGCCAGGTCCTGGATGTGGGACACCAACTTTTGGACTACTGCTCGGGGTATGTTGATTGCATCCCCCAGACACGTAATAAATTTGCCTTTCGTGAGGCAGTGGGGAAGCTGGAGTTGAGTCTACAGGAGCTGCGCGCTTCCTCTACAGGTGGGGGAGTGGGACCTGGGACCAGCCCGGCTCTTGACAACTTGCACACATGCATTAAAGAGATCAGCGATGTTGTGCAAAGGTAG